ATCTGGGAGCTTCGGGCATCGCACATGGATGATTTTCGTTCTTTAAAGAAGAAAGGAACCATCGAGAAATGCATTTTTCTGATCAGCTGGGGCTGATCAGCAGCGATGACCATTCCGGGCATATATATACCTATATTATAGGTAGGGGTATAATCCCCCTCAAGCTGGTAAGGATAGTATTGTTGGAGTGTTGAGAGTCCTTCAGCAAGAGAATAAGATGAAGCCATCTGTGAAGTTAATATTTTTTTGTAAAATGGAAGCAGAATTCTATTCGTGCAGATGAAGCTTTTTGTTCAAGTCTCTGATCTCCTCCTGCATCCGACTGACCTTTTGTAATAAATGTCTGATTGCGTCGATTCCCTCCATATTAATGTGCAGGTCGTAATGTAAATGAATGTATTTATCCAGTTCGCTGAACTGCTCCTGATGAACGCACTTTTCTTCCCCGATAAGGGTGAATATAATGATACCCGACTCTTCCAGAGAAACCATAAAAGAAGGGTCTATGTCGTAATTGATACAATATTCAGTGATGGTGATGAATTCTGTTTCCATAGTTGCAGGGGTTAACTCAGGTTTTGTAATTCCCTGAAGAGTTCTTTTTGCTTGTCGGTCAGGTCGGATGGGATCTTTACGGTGTAAGTGATAAACATATTCCCGAATTCTCCTTCTTTCTTATAAACAGGAAAGCCCTTGTTTTTTAGCCTCACCTTTGTTCCGTTCTGGGTTCCGGCAGGTACTTTCAGTTTTACCTTTCCATCCAGTGTTTCAATGGTGACTTCGCCCCCCAGAATGGCGGTATAGAGGTCAATCTCCTGTTGGATATAAAGGTCGTTGTTCAGTCTTTTAAACATAGCATCTTCTTCAATATTGATAGTAATGTAGAGGTCGCCGGCCGGGCCTCCGTTTACGCCGGGGCCGCCATGTCCGCTTAATTTAATGACCTGCTCGTCTGCGATACCTGCAGGAATGGTGATGCGTATGTTCTTTCCGTTAACGGTTAAAGTTTGTTTATGGGTTTGATAAGCGCTTCTCAGTTTCAGGCTTAGTGATGCCTGATAATCCTGACCTTTATATTTTACGCTGTTTCTTCCTGATCTTCCGCTTCCGCCGCCAAACATCGATTCAAAGAAATCTGAAAAGTCTCCGCCTCCGAAATCAGCACTGCCATATCCTCCTCCGGAGAAGGGATTTTGGGTACGTTGTCTGGATTGGGACCTTTTAGACTGCTCAAACTGTTCGGAATTTTTCCAGTGTTCTCCGTAATCGTCGTATTTCTTTCTTTTGTCCGGATCGCTAAGCGCCTCATTGGCTTCGTTGATCTCCTGAAACCTCTTATTGGCCTCCTTATCATTAGGGTTGAGGTCCGGATGATATTTTCTTGCCAATTTTCGGTAGGCTTTTTTTATATCGTCCTGAGAAGCCTTCTTGTCGATACCCAGAATCTTATAATAGTCTATGAATGCCATGTAAATAACTGATCTGTTCTCAAATTTAAGATAATATTTTCAGGCTTTATCAAATTGTAGCCAATTGGTTTAAGTTAGTGTTTTTAATACACCCGTTTTCTCAGGAATAATAATAAATTTGAAAATGAACCAAATGTAATCTGTCCCTGTGCGCATCTGCCTGTTCCAGGTAAATGCCGATCCGTGCCTGTTTTGCGGACTGTATTGCATTGCGTTGAATGATTAGAAAACCATGAACACACATACAATATATGAAACCAAACCAAATCAATTTAAGAAGAGATTTTATGAAGAACTCTGAGTTGGGAGTCGCCGCATTCAGCATGATGCCCCGATATGTCCCTGATGGTACCGGCTATTTAGCTTCCGGCGGGATCAAAACCTTTAGCGATAATCAGGAACTGATCAGACTTAATGAATTAGCTGTCAATCAGATTAAAAGATAAAAATGATGGAAGAAAAAAAGAACCCGACTGCAGATCATTCCAGAAGAAATTTTATTAAAACAACTGCTTTAGCTGCAGCCGGTTTTATGATTGTGCCGAGACATGTATTGGGTGGAAAAGGATTTCTTGCGCCCAGCGACCGATTGATGGTTGCCGGAGTAGGAGTTGGAGGAAAAGGTCAAAGCAACCTGAGTAATATATATAAAGGTGGAAAGGCTGATATCGCCTTTTTATGTGATGTAGACGATCGCCGGGCTGCAAATTCAGTGAAGAATTTTCCGGCAGCAAAATATTATAAGGATTACCGGCAGATGCTGGATAAGGAAGCGAAGCATATTGATGGGGTAGTCGTTTCTACACCAGATCATAACCATGCCATGATTGCGATGGCCGCGATGCAACTGGGTAAACATGTGTATGTCGAAAAACCGCTGACGCACGATATATTTGAGGCCCGAAAGCTGACCGAAGCGGCAGGCCGTTATCAGGTGGTTACCCAAATGGGAAATCAGGGTTCTTCCGGAGATGGTGTACGGCAGCTTCAGGACTGGTGTGATGCCGGTCTGATTGGAAAAGTTCATACCGTGTATTGCTGGACAGACCGTCCATCCTGGCCACAGGGAATTTTATGGCCGTCTGCAACAGGTGTTGTTCCTCCGGAACTGGACTGGGACCTTTGGCTGGGAAGTGCACCCTATAAACCTTTTATCGATAAACTGGTGCCCTTTAACTGGAGAGGTTGGTGGGATTACGGAACAGGGGCAATCGGCGATATGGGTTGTCATCTGGTGGAACCTCCTTTTCGGATTCTGGGACTGGATACCCCGATTGATGTGCAGTGTAGCGTTGGAAGTATTTATGTGGATGAATTTAAAAGAGGCTATTTTCCGGATAGCTGTCCGCCTTCCAGTCATGTCATCATGACCTTTAAGAAAACAAAGAAGACCAAGGGAGATCTGCAGATCCATTGGATGGATGGAGGAATTAAACCAGCCCGTCCGGAAGAACTGGCTGCGAACGAGCCTTTTGGGACAAATGGGGTGCTGTTTGAAGGCACCAGAGGGAAAATGATGTGCGATGTCTATGGAGCGAACCCTCGCTTGTTGCCTTTGAGCAGGAATAATGAGGTACACATCAAGCCAAGGGCAGAGAGAGTAACCGGTGGTGTGGACGGACATTACTGGGACTGGGCAGAAGCCTGTATTGCTGGTTATGGAAAGAAACAGCTGAGTTCTCCTTTTGAAATTGCGGGGCCACTTACAGAAACCCTGCTGATCGCAAATCTGGCGATAAGAGGGACAGATGTTCAGGTACCCCGGTCTACCGGAAATGGTTTTGATTATCCTGGTCGGGACATTAAACTGATCTGGGATAAAGAGAACCTGAGGGTAACTAATTTTGATGAAGTCAATCAGTTTGTGAAACGGGAATACCGTAAAGGCTGGAGTTTAGGTGTATAATAAAGAAATCAGTAGATATGTCATCAGAAAAGACGATTAGCGTATTGGTTGTGGGTTGTGGCAATATGGGGAAGTCTCATGCTGCTGCATACCATGAACTGGAGGGGTTTGAAATTTGTGGATTGGTATCCAGAGGAGATAGTAAAAAACTGTTAAATGAAAAGCTGGGTGGAACTTATGCTTTGTTTAACGACTACGAAGAGGCTTTGGAGCGCACAAATCCTGATGCGGTCTGCATCTCAACTTATCCGGATACCCATGAATCGTTTGCCATCAGGGCAATGGAAAAAGGCTGTCATGTTTTTATAGAAAAACCGCTGGCAGATAGTATGGAAGCTGCTTATAGGGTAGCTGATGCGGCGAAGAAATACAACAGGAAGTTATTGGTCGGTTATATCCTGCGGTATCATCCGTCCTGGAAACGGTTTATTGAATTGTCTCAGGAGATGGGCAAACCGTTGGTGATGCGGATGAACCTGAATCAACAAAGTCAGGGAGCAAAATGGGCGGTACACCGGAACCTGATGGAAAGCTTAAGCCCGATTGTAGATTGTGGCGTTCATTATATTGATGTGATGTGCCAGATGACCCGGTCTAAACCGGTTCAGGTGACAGCTATAGGTGCACGCCTGACGGAGGACATTCCTGAGGGTAATTATAATTACGGACATTTGCAGATCCGTTTTGAAGATGGGTCTGTGGGTTGGTATGAGGCTGGTTGGGGACCGATGATCAGTGAAACTGCTTTTTTTGTGAAGGATGTGATCGGACCGAAAGGGGCAGTCTCTATTGTTGCAAAAGAAGCCGCTGCGGCAGGTAACTCGGACCAGATTGATGCACACACGAAAACGGAGTCTATTAAAGTTCATTATGCGGACCTGAATGCAAAAGGAGAATTCTCAAGACCTGACGAATGGGTTGATCTGAGAGATGAACCTGATCATCAGGAATTGTGCAGCCGGGAGCAACGTCATTTTCTCAGGGCAATACGGGAAGATCTGGACCTTAGTGGTCCTACCGAAGATGCGCTCAATAGTCTGAGTGTAGCCTTTGCCAGCGACGAATCTGTGAGGACAGGAGCGGTGGTTAGGATTAAGTAATTTCAGCGTGATTAAGTGTAAATAAAAAGCCGGCCGACAAGCCGGCTTTTTATTTACCATATAAATTCATGTTTTGTCAAAAGTTTTACTTAGTGTATATTATTTTGTATTTGTATGTTTTGTTTATGCTTTAAAAACGCGTTTATTGTGTCATTTATCAATAAAAATTATTTTTATAATTTATGCTTAGTGTATTAATTTTTTATATGTTTGTTTCAGGATGCGCTGCTGGTCATACTTGTGATGTCTTTTGGGGCTTCTGTTTGCGATACTGATTCATGATGTCTTACGCTCTTAAAAAATGTAACATATCTGATTTTTATGGAACGTAAATCTCTATGGGTTGAGGTCGCAGGTTTTAAATTAAGTCAACTGAATAATTAATCTATTGCAGCTTTTATGAGACACTTGAGGATATCGCCTTCCATCACCAACAGGAAAACAGATTCATTGGAAAGGTATTTAAATGAAATTGGAAAAATTGAGTTGTTAACCACAGAGGAGGAGCTTTCCCTGGCACTCAGGATCAGTGAGGGGGATGAGGAGGCTGCGGCGAGGCTGATTAAGTCGAACCTGCGCTTTGTCGTCTCTGTAGCAAAGAAGTATCAGGATAAGGGCTTAAGGCTTGCTGATTTGATCAGTGAAGGGAATAAAGGTCTGATCAGGGCGAGCGGTCGTTATGATGTAACTAAGGGCTTTAAATTCATCTCCTTTGCAGTATGGTGGATTCGTCAGAGCATCATGGTGGCTATTGCAGAGCAAAAGCGTCTGGTCAGGTTACCTGGCAATCAGATTGTGGGGATTACCAAGACCCATCGGGCGATTGACCAGCTGGAGCAGGAATTGGAGCGGCTTCCAAGTACAGAGGAGATTGCGGAGTTGCTGGGGATCTCTGAAGAACGGGTATTGGATTATATCTCCAACTCCCCATTGTCACATTCCTTAGATATGCTGTTAGGTGAAGATAGCGAAACCACTGTAAAAGACCTTATCCCTAATGAGAATGCTCCTGCTGCGGATCATGGATTGCTCCAGGAATCGATGATTCTGGATATGAAGCGGTATCTGAAGATATTGTCGGAAAGAGAGCAAAAGATCCTTTTTTATTATTACGGTTTGTATGACCATCCCCAGACTACACTTGATGATATGGTGTGCATTTTTAAACTGAGCAAAGAAAGAATCAGGCAATTAAAAGATAAAGCATTGAAGACTTTAAAAAACAGTTCGAAAGCAGAGATGCTGAGGTCTTATTTGCACTAAGGATACCTGGATTAGGCCTTTTTTTAGTCCTCAGGCTATTTTTTGAAAATTTATTTGCACTGTTTTGTTTATACTTTTTCTTGTTTTATTTAAACGAAATCGGGCTTTACGCGGGTTTTTTGAAGAAAAGTAGCCGTTTTGAACAAAAAAAGAGCATTGTCAATAAATATTCATTTGGAGGAAATCCAATAATTATTACCTTTAAAGCGTTATATCATATATTTAAAATCTTAAACGAAAGAAAAACATGGAAAAATTCTCGAAACTTAAAGAACTTATTGCAGGCGTTGAAGCTGATGCAGACAAATTTTATAATTCAGGTAACGGTGCTGCTGGTACAAGAGTACGTAAAGCAATGCAAGATTTAAAAGGCCTTGCTCAGGAGATCCGTACTGAAGTGACTGAGAAAAAAAACACAAAGTAATCTACTTTGAATGTCAATAGAAAGGCCTGCAAATTGCAGGCCTTTCTTGTTTATAGCTATTGAGGATTTTATTTTATAATTTTAAGGCTTCAGCCTTATGGATTCTTTGTCGCAACCAGCCCAACGTAAGATTATACATATTGATATGGATTCATTTTATGCTTCTGTAGAACAAAGGGACAATTCTGCACTCAGGGGAAAGCCTGTAGCAGTTGGTGGTGGGCCTGAAGGACGTGGCGGGGTAGTGGCAACCGCCAGCTATGAAGCAAGGGCATTTGGAGTACATTCAGCCATGTCGTCCAAAAGGGCACAGCAATTATGCCCTCATCTTTTATTTGTTTATCCCAGATTTGCGGTCTATAAGGAGGTTTCCAGGCAAATCCGTGAAATCTTTAGCAGATATACTGACTTGATAGAGCCTTTATCGCTGGACGAAGCCTACCTTGATGTCAGTCATGATAAACTTGGAATCGGATCAGCAATTGAAATTGCAAAAGCCATCAAAGCAGCAATCAAAGAAGAACTGAATCTGACCGCCTCTGCAGGTGTTTCTATTAATAAATTTGTGGCTAAGGTTGCTTCCAATATGAATAAGCCGGATGGCCTTACCTTCATTGGCCCTTCTAAAGTGGAGGATTTTATTGGAAAATTGCCGGTTGAGAAGTTTCATGGAGTAGGTAAGGTGACCGCTGAAAAGATGAAAATCAGAGGTTTACATACTGGTGCAGATCTGAAAAAACTAACCGAGGCAGAGCTGGTCCATCTTTTTGGAAAGAGTGGGCGTTTTTTTTATAAAATTGTGAGGGGGCTGGACCACCGCAAGGTCGAACCCAATCAGGAGACAAAATCCATCGGGGCCGAAGATACTTTTTCCTTTGATCTGGAAGAGTTGTCGGAAATGAAGCCTGAACTGGAAAGGATTGCGCAAATTGTATTCCAGCGGATGAGCCTTTACCGGCTCTATGGAAGGACATTGACTGTGAAAATTAAGTTTAGTGATTTTAAGCAGATTACGAGGAGTAAATCTTTTGCGGAAGAAATTACGACCATCGAGATGGTCAATGAGGTATCCTGGTCATTGTTAACTGCTGCTGATCTGGAAGGAAGAAAGGTCAGGTTGCTGGGGGTCTCTGTTTCTAACTTCAATCCCGCGCCGGAGAAGGGAATGTTATATCAGCCGAGGCTTTTCCCATAGCCTGATTTTGCCTCTGAATCTGCTCTTTTATAACCTGATGGTTTCCAGATTCATAGGTCAGAATCACTTTTTCTAAATAATGTTGCCTGCTATTTAACTTATTCCAGAAATCTCTGATAAGAAGGATTGTTTTTGGGTTATTTATGTAAATTGACCGCAGCATCTAAAGAATAATGTTTTTATCTATGCGATCTTTTGCTGATTTTTCTAATAACTACCTGACACAGCCCGATCTTGTTTTTTTTAACAGGATTTTGCAGTTTCAGAATGCTTATTATTCAAATGGTCAGAAAGAACGGGTGCTGGAGCAGTTATTACACGAGTTATGTGAGCTCACGCAAAGCGATTCGGCAGGTTTGATCAATAATAAAAACCGGTTGAAAGATGTTTTCGTGAACAATGGTCAGGTTGGTCTGGTTCATGCTACCTTTAAAAATACTGGAACCGGAACCGGAAATTATCAGATAAAAAAGATCGGCGAGCAAAGTATGCTGATTTGCAGCATCAAAGATGCCGAAGGTATTGTGGGACTGATTTATCTGATTCGTTCGAACCAGCCTTTTACTGTTGAGAATTATGCCATGATCAAGCCCGCAATTCCTATCCTGAATGGAATGCTGGCCTATATGAACCTGTATGGCAAGAGTGTTCCGGAGCTGGATATTCAATTGAAAAAGACCGCCAGTCTGCAATTACTGATAGAATCCCTTGATGACATCATCCTGGAGCTGGATGAAAATACGGTCATTAAAAAAGTTTGGGTAAAAGATAAGAGTAAGCTGTTTATGCCGCCGGAACTCTTTATCGGGAAAACCTTAACAGAGGTGATGGGCGGTTTTGCCTATGTCTTTATGGAGTGTATACACGAGCTGCTCATTACCGGAGAACGACAGGAGTGTGTGTATCCGGATTTTGATGTGAACAAGGATTTCTGGTACAGTGCGAAGTTCCAGAAAATTGATGGAGAAAACGACGCTGATGCAGTCCGGGTGATCTGTGTGATTGAAGATATCACTGCTAAGAAGTTAATGAGCGATCAATTACAGCAAAGTACAACGGAATTAAAAAGGATCAATAACTTATTGGATATTGGCCTGGATATCTCTAAGATGGGGGGCTGGGAATACCAGTTGCAAAACAGGGAGCTTTTTGTGACCAAACAGATCAATGACATTAAAGATCTGGACCATCAGGTGGTACTTGACTATAAAACTATCCTTGATTACTTTGATCACGATAATAAAATTATCCTGTTAAATACGCTTAACGAAGCCTTTAAAGGTTTCCAGCCTTTTGATATCGAGCTGGAGTTGACTTCTGCAACTTACCAGAAAAAATGGGTTAGGATCGCAGGAGTTCCGGTCTCAGAGAATGGATATGTTCAGTCCTTCAGGGGAATTCTGAAGGATATCACCCACAATAAAAAAAATCAGGAAGAGCTTATTGCAGCGAAGAATCTGGCAGAGCAGATTGCAAGAAAGAGAACGGAAATCCTTTCTATCATGAGTCATGAAATACGTACTCCGTTGAATGGGATTATCGGAATCTGTAATCTGTTGAACCAGAATGATTTTCCTGATCCCCAGATCAGAGAGTATCTGGATCACCTGAGTTTTTCCTCTAACCATTTACTGAGTCTGGTAAATGATATCCTTGATCTGGAGAAAATTGAGAACAAGAAAATGGAACTCAATGAAACGGAGGGAGATCTGGTTGGTCTGGTTGGAAATATCATTAAACAATTCCAGTCGCTGGCCGAAGTGAAGGGGCTTGAGCTAAAGTTTTATGCGGATCATGGAATTCCTTCTTCTGTTATCTTTGATGAGCTCCGGCTCGGAAGGATTTTGAATAACCTCATCGGGAATGCAATTAAATTTACCGAAAAGGGAGAAGTCCGGATTAGCCTTAAAGCGGTCAGACAAGAAGGAAGAATGATAAGGGTGCTTTTTAAGATTGAAGATACTGGAATTGGAATTCCCGAGCACCTTCATAACCTGGTGTTTGATAAGTTTCATCAGGTCCAGCAGGCGAGCCATAGACAACAACAGGGAACTGGTCTTGGATTAAGTATCACCAAGGGCCTGGTTAGTTTATTTAAGAGTGAAATATTCCTGCGAAGCCGTGTAAATGAAGGGACTACATTTGAATTTGAGATAGAATTCGAGGTGGTTAAAGGCCCCGACCTTCGTAGGGTAATTAAAGGAGAGCGGCGTATAAAGGATATTCTGCCTGGATTAAGGCTATTGGTCGTGGATGATAATCCTGTTAATTTGCTCGTTGCCAAGCGTCAATTGTGGAATTTTGGTATCGATGCGGAGCAGGCTGATAATGGATATACTGCTCTGGCCATGTTGAAAGCAGAGGAATTTGACATCATCCTGATTGATCTTCATATGCCGGGGATGGATGGTTATCAACTGGCAAGGCAGGTA
This region of Pedobacter steynii genomic DNA includes:
- the dinB gene encoding DNA polymerase IV, with the protein product MDSFYASVEQRDNSALRGKPVAVGGGPEGRGGVVATASYEARAFGVHSAMSSKRAQQLCPHLLFVYPRFAVYKEVSRQIREIFSRYTDLIEPLSLDEAYLDVSHDKLGIGSAIEIAKAIKAAIKEELNLTASAGVSINKFVAKVASNMNKPDGLTFIGPSKVEDFIGKLPVEKFHGVGKVTAEKMKIRGLHTGADLKKLTEAELVHLFGKSGRFFYKIVRGLDHRKVEPNQETKSIGAEDTFSFDLEELSEMKPELERIAQIVFQRMSLYRLYGRTLTVKIKFSDFKQITRSKSFAEEITTIEMVNEVSWSLLTAADLEGRKVRLLGVSVSNFNPAPEKGMLYQPRLFP
- a CDS encoding Gfo/Idh/MocA family protein, translating into MMEEKKNPTADHSRRNFIKTTALAAAGFMIVPRHVLGGKGFLAPSDRLMVAGVGVGGKGQSNLSNIYKGGKADIAFLCDVDDRRAANSVKNFPAAKYYKDYRQMLDKEAKHIDGVVVSTPDHNHAMIAMAAMQLGKHVYVEKPLTHDIFEARKLTEAAGRYQVVTQMGNQGSSGDGVRQLQDWCDAGLIGKVHTVYCWTDRPSWPQGILWPSATGVVPPELDWDLWLGSAPYKPFIDKLVPFNWRGWWDYGTGAIGDMGCHLVEPPFRILGLDTPIDVQCSVGSIYVDEFKRGYFPDSCPPSSHVIMTFKKTKKTKGDLQIHWMDGGIKPARPEELAANEPFGTNGVLFEGTRGKMMCDVYGANPRLLPLSRNNEVHIKPRAERVTGGVDGHYWDWAEACIAGYGKKQLSSPFEIAGPLTETLLIANLAIRGTDVQVPRSTGNGFDYPGRDIKLIWDKENLRVTNFDEVNQFVKREYRKGWSLGV
- a CDS encoding sigma-70 family RNA polymerase sigma factor, whose protein sequence is MRHLRISPSITNRKTDSLERYLNEIGKIELLTTEEELSLALRISEGDEEAAARLIKSNLRFVVSVAKKYQDKGLRLADLISEGNKGLIRASGRYDVTKGFKFISFAVWWIRQSIMVAIAEQKRLVRLPGNQIVGITKTHRAIDQLEQELERLPSTEEIAELLGISEERVLDYISNSPLSHSLDMLLGEDSETTVKDLIPNENAPAADHGLLQESMILDMKRYLKILSEREQKILFYYYGLYDHPQTTLDDMVCIFKLSKERIRQLKDKALKTLKNSSKAEMLRSYLH
- a CDS encoding chaperone modulator CbpM, with protein sequence METEFITITEYCINYDIDPSFMVSLEESGIIIFTLIGEEKCVHQEQFSELDKYIHLHYDLHINMEGIDAIRHLLQKVSRMQEEIRDLNKKLHLHE
- a CDS encoding DnaJ C-terminal domain-containing protein, with translation MAFIDYYKILGIDKKASQDDIKKAYRKLARKYHPDLNPNDKEANKRFQEINEANEALSDPDKRKKYDDYGEHWKNSEQFEQSKRSQSRQRTQNPFSGGGYGSADFGGGDFSDFFESMFGGGSGRSGRNSVKYKGQDYQASLSLKLRSAYQTHKQTLTVNGKNIRITIPAGIADEQVIKLSGHGGPGVNGGPAGDLYITINIEEDAMFKRLNNDLYIQQEIDLYTAILGGEVTIETLDGKVKLKVPAGTQNGTKVRLKNKGFPVYKKEGEFGNMFITYTVKIPSDLTDKQKELFRELQNLS
- a CDS encoding histone H1 — protein: MEKFSKLKELIAGVEADADKFYNSGNGAAGTRVRKAMQDLKGLAQEIRTEVTEKKNTK
- a CDS encoding ATP-binding protein; its protein translation is MRSFADFSNNYLTQPDLVFFNRILQFQNAYYSNGQKERVLEQLLHELCELTQSDSAGLINNKNRLKDVFVNNGQVGLVHATFKNTGTGTGNYQIKKIGEQSMLICSIKDAEGIVGLIYLIRSNQPFTVENYAMIKPAIPILNGMLAYMNLYGKSVPELDIQLKKTASLQLLIESLDDIILELDENTVIKKVWVKDKSKLFMPPELFIGKTLTEVMGGFAYVFMECIHELLITGERQECVYPDFDVNKDFWYSAKFQKIDGENDADAVRVICVIEDITAKKLMSDQLQQSTTELKRINNLLDIGLDISKMGGWEYQLQNRELFVTKQINDIKDLDHQVVLDYKTILDYFDHDNKIILLNTLNEAFKGFQPFDIELELTSATYQKKWVRIAGVPVSENGYVQSFRGILKDITHNKKNQEELIAAKNLAEQIARKRTEILSIMSHEIRTPLNGIIGICNLLNQNDFPDPQIREYLDHLSFSSNHLLSLVNDILDLEKIENKKMELNETEGDLVGLVGNIIKQFQSLAEVKGLELKFYADHGIPSSVIFDELRLGRILNNLIGNAIKFTEKGEVRISLKAVRQEGRMIRVLFKIEDTGIGIPEHLHNLVFDKFHQVQQASHRQQQGTGLGLSITKGLVSLFKSEIFLRSRVNEGTTFEFEIEFEVVKGPDLRRVIKGERRIKDILPGLRLLVVDDNPVNLLVAKRQLWNFGIDAEQADNGYTALAMLKAEEFDIILIDLHMPGMDGYQLARQVQVDYPETKVIIFTADILEEVRMRLAEMGITYVLSKPFNPDEMHELLLEVINNTG
- a CDS encoding Gfo/Idh/MocA family protein, coding for MSSEKTISVLVVGCGNMGKSHAAAYHELEGFEICGLVSRGDSKKLLNEKLGGTYALFNDYEEALERTNPDAVCISTYPDTHESFAIRAMEKGCHVFIEKPLADSMEAAYRVADAAKKYNRKLLVGYILRYHPSWKRFIELSQEMGKPLVMRMNLNQQSQGAKWAVHRNLMESLSPIVDCGVHYIDVMCQMTRSKPVQVTAIGARLTEDIPEGNYNYGHLQIRFEDGSVGWYEAGWGPMISETAFFVKDVIGPKGAVSIVAKEAAAAGNSDQIDAHTKTESIKVHYADLNAKGEFSRPDEWVDLRDEPDHQELCSREQRHFLRAIREDLDLSGPTEDALNSLSVAFASDESVRTGAVVRIK